Proteins found in one Halobellus limi genomic segment:
- a CDS encoding GbsR/MarR family transcriptional regulator, with amino-acid sequence MNEGDRDLARERVIESLEQSAEVYGLSRSAGRIYGVLYFATEPLSIPELVEETGYAKSTVSNVTRTLTRIGLIHRRSSEGGGRRVHFTAEREIWFILQDVFQQYIQREIQTTLRTIRRAEDQLSDSDTSEAERIRDLRATYEDLEEITRLATNLSTAELREALEAYED; translated from the coding sequence ATGAATGAAGGCGACCGTGACCTCGCACGGGAACGCGTTATCGAATCGCTGGAACAATCAGCCGAAGTGTATGGATTAAGCCGCAGCGCTGGACGAATCTACGGCGTCCTGTATTTTGCCACCGAACCCCTCTCGATCCCGGAACTCGTCGAAGAAACCGGCTATGCCAAATCAACTGTGAGTAACGTAACGCGGACACTCACACGCATCGGGTTGATCCATCGTCGCTCCTCTGAAGGCGGCGGACGACGAGTACACTTCACGGCAGAACGCGAAATCTGGTTTATCCTCCAGGACGTGTTCCAGCAATACATTCAACGCGAGATCCAGACGACCCTGCGAACGATCCGGCGAGCTGAGGATCAACTCTCGGACTCAGATACCAGCGAAGCCGAACGGATCCGTGATCTTCGAGCGACCTACGAAGACCTCGAAGAGATCACCCGACTCGCCACGAACCTCTCTACCGCAGAGCTTCGTGAGGCTCTCGAAGCCTACGAGGACTAA